One genomic region from Gossypium hirsutum isolate 1008001.06 chromosome D13, Gossypium_hirsutum_v2.1, whole genome shotgun sequence encodes:
- the LOC107925395 gene encoding peroxisomal membrane protein 2 yields the protein MAALNSIACRKPIVKSQSFPDFSPILPSTRLSHKTSSNLLKLNPKNRRNWVIQSVTEDKELAPKKNSHSHEPKKLLFPNGSKTLEASSSEVGGGHGDGGDGHDDVEKLSSRAINASIVLGFGTLAVSKLLTIDHDYWHGWTLYEVLRYVPQHNWIAYEQALKANPVIAKMAISGIVYSIGDWIAQCYEGKPLFDFDRTRMFRSGLVGFTLHGSLSHYYYQFCEALFPSDDWWVVPAKVIFDQTVWAAIWNSIYFVILGFFRFESSANIYKELKATFWPMLTAGWKLWPFAHVITYGVIPIEQRLLWVDCVELIWVTILSTYSNEKSEARITEPTMDADSNSSNNPPEE from the exons ATGGCCGCTCTCAACAGTATCGCCTGCCGTAAACCCATCGTTAAATCCCAGAGTTTCCCCGATTTCTCTCCAATTCTCCCCTCCACTCGTCTCTCTCACAAAACCAGCTCAAACCTGTTAAAGCTCAACCCCAAAAACAGAAGAAATTGGGTCATTCAGTCAGTCACAGAGGACAAAGAATTGGCTCCAAAGAAGAACAGTCATTCCCATGAACCTAAGAAGCTTTTGTTCCCAAATGGCTCCAAAACTTTGGAGGCTTCTTCTTCAGAGGTTGGAGGTGGTCACGGTGATGGTGGTGATGGCCATGATGATGTCGAGAAGTTGAGTAGTAGAGCAATCAATGCCTCTATTGTTCTTGGATTTGGAACGCTTGCTGTATCCAAGTTGCTTACAATTGATCATGATTACTGGCAT GGATGGACACTTTATGAGGTACTCCGATATGTTCCACAACATAATTGGATTGCATACGAACAAGCTCTTAAAGCCAACCCAGTGATAGCCAAAATGGCAATAAGTGGGATAGTCTATTCAATAGGAGATTGGATTGCACAA TGTTATGAAGGAAAGCCTCTTTTCGACTTTGACCGGACACGCATGTTCAGATCAGGCCTTGTTGGATTTACTCTTCATGGATCCCTTTCTCATTATTATTACCAGTTTTGTGAG GCTCTGTTTCCTTCCGATGACTGGTGGGTGGTTCCAGCAAAAGTTATCTTTGATCAAACAGTTTGGGCTGCAATCTGGAACagtatatattttgtaattttggggTTCTTTCGTTTTGAATCCTCGGCTAATATCTATAAAGAACTGAAGGCAACATTTTGGCCTATGCTGACT GCAGGTTGGAAGCTTTGGCCATTTGCTCATGTGATTACCTATGGTGTCATACCTATTGAACAAAGGCTCCTTTGGGTTGATTGTGTGGAGCTTATCTGGGTAACAATATTGTCAAC ttattctaatgagaaatcagaAGCACGTATAACTGAGCCAACGATGGATGCAGACTCGAATTCATCAAACAATCCCCCTGAG GAATAA
- the LOC107918357 gene encoding bifunctional epoxide hydrolase 2-like (The RefSeq protein has 3 substitutions compared to this genomic sequence), protein MEKIQHNHVQAKGLKLHVAQIGTGPKVVVFLHGFPEIWYSWRHQMVAVANAGYRAISIDFRGYGLSEHPSEPEKATFNDFVNDVVAVLDSLGITKAHLVAKDFGAFVAAMVGILHPDRVSTIILLGVPFLLPGLSPLQSQLHLVPPGFYMLRWMVPGGAEADFGRFDTKTVIRKVYIMFSGSLPPVAADNQEIMDLVDSSAPVPPWLSEEDLAEYGSLYEKSGFRTALQVPYRTMMLPCGLDDGKIRAPGLVIMGEQGYIMKFPGLEDYIRSGKVKEFVPNLDVAFLAQGTHFVQEQLPEEVNHLIISFLNKHCE, encoded by the exons ATGGAAAAGATTCAGCACAACCATGTACAAGCTAAAGGACTAAAGCTTCATGTGGCCCAGATTGGAACTG GTCCCAAGGTGGTGGTATTCTTGCATGGGTTCCCGGAAATTTGGTATTCATGGAGGCACCAGATGGTTGCGGTGGCTAATGCTGGCTACCGAGCTATTTCCATTGATTTTAGGGGCTATGGACTCTCAGAGCATCCATCAGAACCAGAGAAGGCAACCTTTAATGATTTTGTTAATGATGTCGTTGCCGTTCTCGACTCTTTGGGCATCACTAAG GCGCATCTTGTTGCCAAGGATTTTGGGGCCTTTGTAGCAGCCATGGTGGGCATACTTCACCCTGATAGAGTGTCCACCATCATTTTACTAGGCGTTCCTTTCCTGCTACCAGGTCTCTCTCCACTCCAGTCTCAACTTCATCTCATTCCACCAGGCTTTTATATGCTAAGATGGATG GTACCAGGAGGAGCTGAAGCAGATTTTGGCCGCTTTGACACGAAGACGGTTATTCGCAAGGTTTATATTATGTTCTCTGGAAGTTTACCCCCGGTTGCTGCTGATAATCAAGAGATAATGGATTTGGTCGACTCATCTGCACCTGTCCCACCATGGTTGAGCGAGGAGGATCTTGCAGAATATGGTTCTTTATACGAGAAAAGTGGATTCCGCACTGCACTGCAAGTTCCATACAG GACTATGATGCTGCCCTGTGGGCTGGATGATGGGAAAATCAGAGCTCCAGGACTTGTGATCATGGGAGAGCAGGACTATATCATGAAATTCCCAGGGCTGGAAGACTATATCAGGAGCGGCAAAGTCAAGGAGTTTGTGCCCAATTTGGATGTCACATTTTTGGCACAAGGGACCCATTTCGTCCAAGAACAACTTCCTGAGGAGGTGAATCATCTCATTATCTCCTTCCTTAACAAGCACTGCGAATAA
- the LOC121225775 gene encoding indole-3-acetic acid-amido synthetase GH3.10: MEAAQVVNSNGNADGDYQYEIISWFDSVSKNAAMVQTETLGQILHLNYGVEYLKKWFGDMKIQDMDACALESLYASLVPLASHADFEPFIQRIADGDTAPILTQQTITTLSLSSGTTEGRQKLLPFTRHSSQTTLQIYRLAAAYRSRVYPIREGGRILEFIYSSKRLKTKGGLTAGTATTHYYASEEFNIKQEKTKSFTCSPQEVIFGGDYKQSTYCHLLLGLLFWDEVELIASTFAYSIVQAFASFEEQWEEICSDIKDGTLSSRITLPRMRKAVLDIISPNPCLASQIEAICRDSKASNWYGIVPRLWPNAKYVYSIMTGSMQPYLKKLRHYAVSLPLVSADYGSTEGWIGVNLDPCLPPEDVTFAVIPTFSYFEFIPLYKKKQDLTSSTVGYIEDEPVPLSQVKLGQEYELVLTTFTGLYRYRLGDVVEVAGFHNGTPKLNFIFRRELILTVNIDKNTENDLQLAVGRGSEVLSKYGGELVDFTSHAEVMHQPGHYMIYWEIKGEVEERVLGECCGVMDASFVDHGYVVSRRTNSIGPLELCIVETGTFNKVLDYFIGNGAALGQFKTPRCTNNHILLRILNLCTIKRFHSTAYN; encoded by the exons ATGGAAGCAGCTCAAGTTGTGAACAGTAATGGCAATGCCGATGGTGACTACCAGTACGAAATTATCAGTTGGTTCGATAGTGTATCGAAGAACGCCGCCATGGTCCAGACGGAGACACTTGGCCAGATTCTTCATCTCAACTATGGTGTGGAGTACCTGAAAAAATGGTTTGGGGACATGAAGATCCAAGACATGGATGCTTGTGCATTGGAATCTCTTTACGCCTCTTTAGTTCCTCTAGCCTCCCATgcagattttgagccttttattCAACGAATTGCAGATGGAGACACTGCTCCTATTCTCACTCAACAAACTATTACTACTCTCTCTCTAAG CTCCGGTACCACAGAAGGGAGACAGAAGCTTTTACCCTTTACTCGCCATAGCTCCCAGACCACCTTGCAGATATATAGGTTGGCAGCAGCTTACAGATCAAG ggTTTATCCAATAAGAGAAGGTGGGAGAATCTTGGAGTTCATATACAGCAGTAAACGGTTAAAAACAAAGGGAGGATTAACAGCGGGAACAGCAACCACCCACTATTATGCTAGTGAAGAATTCAACATCAAACAGGAGAAGACCAAGTCATTCACTTGCAGCCCACAGGAAGTGATTTTCGGGGGAGATTATAAACAATCTACTTATTGCCATCTATTACTCGGCCTCTTGTTTTGGGATGAGGTCGAGTTAATCGCCTCAACCTTCGCTTACAGCATAGTCCAAGCCTTTGCCTCTTTTGAAGAGCAATGGGAAGAAATATGCAGTGATATCAAGGACGGCACACTGAGCTCAAGGATAACACTGCCCAGGATGCGAAAAGCCGTGTTGGATATAATTTCTCCAAACCCGTGTTTGGCATCACAGATTGAAGCCATTTGCAGGGACTCCAAAGCTTCCAACTGGTATGGCATCGTTCCCAGGCTGTGGCCGAATGCAAAGTATGTGTACTCTATCATGACCGGCTCAATGCAACCCTACTTGAAGAAGCTTAGGCACTATGCTGTCTCGTTACCGCTAGTGAGTGCTGACTACGGGTCAACCGAGGGTTGGATTGGGGTGAACTTGGATCCTTGTTTGCCGCCTGAGGATGTCACTTTTGCTGTAATCCCTACTTTTTCTTATTTCGAGTTTATACCCCTCTACAAAAAGAAGCAAGATTTGACTTCCAGCACAGTTGGTTACATAGAAGATGAACCAGTCCCACTCTCCCAAGTCAAGCTTGGACAAGAATATGAGCTTGTCCTTACAACTTTTACTG GGCTTTACAGATATCGGCTAGGAGATGTGGTGGAAGTGGCTGGATTTCACAATGGGACCccgaaattaaatttcatattcagGAGGGAGCTAATATTAACGGTTAACATAGACAAGAACACAGAAAATGACCTTCAGCTGGCGGTAGGAAGAGGGTCAGAGGTGCTAAGCAAGTATGGAGGGGAGCTGGTTGATTTCACGAGCCATGCGGAGGTGATGCATCAACCAGGGCACTACATGATTTACTGGGAAATAAAAGGGGAAGTGGAGGAGAGGGTGCTAGGTGAGTGCTGTGGCGTAATGGATGCTTCTTTTGTGGATCACGGCTATGTTGTGTCCAGGAGAACCAACTCCATTGGACCTTTAGAGCTTTGCATTGTGGAAACAGGGACTTTCAACAAGGTTTTGGATTATTTCATAGGGAATGGAGCAGCACTTGGCCAATTCAAGACTCCAAGGTGCACCAATAACCATATCCTCCTTCGAATCCTTAATCTTTGTACCATTAAAAGGTTCCACAGCACTGCTTACAATTAA